A genomic region of Bombus fervidus isolate BK054 chromosome 17, iyBomFerv1, whole genome shotgun sequence contains the following coding sequences:
- the Dnalig3 gene encoding DNA ligase 3 isoform X2, translated as MLLPGTVKRIYNLQSKQLVKLFSRILLQDEDEMLEHLEQGDVSETIRVFFEKSVALKAALKSVLTIQEVDEFLQQLSFLTKEDEQIRHFRSIVSRCTADDLKMIIRLIKHDLRINAGPKHILAAVHDDAYKAFQTSRDLDSVVERCWRGSSKFDKPSSSPGPSSNVEITLSLMTPVLPMLAEACKSVEMAMKKCPSGMLAEVKYDGERVQVHKKGNEFRYFSRSLKPVLPHKVNLFKNYIPKAFPDGDDLILDSEILMIDTKTGQPLPFGTLGIHKKAEFKDANACLFVFDCIYYNGVVLLHKSMMERRRILRESMTEIPNRIMLSEIKEVYKSQDLAEMIARVLKMGLEGLVLKDIHSKYEPGKRHWLKVKKDYLYDGAMADSADLVVLGAWYGTGNKGGMMSVFLMGCYDEDRGTWVTVTKVHTGHDDATLAMLQDELDMIKIGKDPAKVPCWLRANKPMIPDFVAKDPKKQPVWEITGAEFTNQGVHTADGISIRFPRVTRIRSDKDWSSATTLNDLRRLFKQSSESIDLSLLLSSTSDHKEEGDDKTTRQDPLPERKSKSPSKRNDDFKSIKRNSSPNKSPTKSKATSNRVRADTGKRTNEKACSSEGTNVPAKDQKDAEQAEFYAFVNNDYIEYSATGIPLNWIEGRKPENGLPSNAKPLCNLTDNELTSKSILKGAPVSLASGFTKSKREDIRKSLKTLGAKVLNDQERSGAMYVVHSSKEIPSSLVREFEDVSKTARHVSVSWVEAVVSACEIQETEEHAVELIADYCSCPCLHR; from the exons ATGCTGCTTCCGGGGACAGTGAAGAGGATATACAACTTGCAGAGCAAACAATTGGTGAAGCTGTTCTCTCGTATCCTGCTTCAGGACGAGGACGAGATGTTGGAGCATCTCGAGCAAGGGGACGTGAGCGAAACCATCCGGGTGTTTTTTGAAAAGAGCGTAGCTTTAAAAGCAGCTCTAAAAAGCGTACTTACGATTCAAGAG GTGGACGAGTTTCTGCAGCAGTTGTCGTTTTTAACTAAGGAGGACGAACAGATTCGTCactttcgttcgatcgtttccAG ATGCACCGCGGACGATCTAAAGATGATCATCCGGCTGATCAAGCACGATCTAAGGATAAACGCTGGCCCGAAACATAT TTTGGCCGCGGTACACGACGACGCGTACAAAGCCTTTCAAACGTCCAGGGACTTGGACAGCGTGGTCGAACGATGTTGGCGAGGATCCTCGAAATTCGATAAACCGTCTTCGTCGCCGGGTCCATCTTCCAACGTCGAGATTACGCTCTCGCTGATGACACCCGTCTTACCGATGTTG GCGGAGGCTTGCAAATCCGTGGAAATGGCGATGAAGAAATGCCCGAGTGGAATGCTGGCCGAAGTGAAATACGACGGAGAACGGGTCCAAGTGCATAAGAAGGGAAACGAATTTCGGTATTTCAGCAGATCCTTAAAACCGGTGCTCCCTCATAAA GTGAACCTCTTCAAGAATTATATTCCGAAAGCCTTTCCAGACGGCGATGACTTGATTCTAGATTCCGAGATCCTCATGATCGATACCAAAACTGGGCAACCATTACCCTTTGGTACCTTAGGCATTCATAAG AAAGCCGAATTCAAGGATGCCAATGCCTGTTTGTTTGTCTTCGACTGTATCTATTACAACGGTGTTGTCTTGTTGCATAA ATCCATGATGGAACGGAGACGAATTTTAAGAGAAAGTATGACGGAGATACCAAACAGGATAATGCTGTCGGAAATCAAGGAAGTCTAT AAATCTCAAGACTTGGCAGAAATGATTGCCAGGGTTCTTAAAATGGGCCTCGAAGGATTGGTGCTTAAGGACATCCAC AGCAAATACGAACCGGGAAAAAGACATTGGTTGAAGGTAAAAAAGGATTATTTATACGATGGTGCGATGGCCGATAGCGCAGATCTCGTTGTGCTTGGCGCATGGTACGGCACGGGAAACAAAG GCGGTATGATGTCGGTATTCCTGATGGGCTGCTACGACGAAGATCGTGGCACCTGGGTAACGGTAACAAAA GTACACACCGGTCACGACGACGCAACCTTAGCCATGCTTCAGGATGAACTcgatatgataaaaatagGCAAAGATCCGGCGAAAGTACCGTGCTGGTTGCGCGCTAATAAACCAATGATTCCCGACTTTGTCGCAAAGGATCCAAAG AAGCAGCCAGTGTGGGAAATAACGGGAGCAGAATTTACCAATCAAGGTGTTCACACAGCTGACGGTATTAGTATTAGATTTCCACGGGTAACGCGTATTCGTTCCGATAAAGATTGGTCTTCCGCTACTACCTTGAACGATTTGCGACGTCTTTTCAAGCAGAGTTCCGAGTCGATAGATCTTAGCCTTCTTTTGTCTTCGACCTCTGACCATAAGGAGGAAGGTGACGATAAGACAACCAGACAGGATCCCTTACCTGAAAGAAAATCAAAGTCCCCGTCGAAAAGAAATGACGACTTCAAATCGATTAAGAGGAATTCCTCTCCGAACAAATCTCCTACAAAGTCAAAAGCCACCTCTAATCGTGTAAGAGCCGATACTggcaaaagaacgaacgaaaaagCATGCAGCAGCGAAGGAACCAACGTTCCAGCGAAGGATCAAAAGGACGCGGAACAAGCAGAATTTTATGCTTTCGTAAATAACGAT TACATAGAATATTCTGCCACGGGAATTCCACTAAATTGGATCGAGGGACGAAAGCCAGAAAACGGACTTCCGTCGAATGCAAAACCATTATGTAATCTAACGGACAACGAATTG ACATCTAAGAGTATTTTAAAGGGCGCGCCAGTCAGTTTGGCGTCAGGTTTTACAAAAAGCAAGCGAGAGGACATTCGCAAGTCACTCAAAAC TCTCGGGGCCAAGGTGTTG